The following proteins are co-located in the candidate division WOR-3 bacterium genome:
- a CDS encoding AIR carboxylase family protein → MSRVLIIMGSKKDITFCENIKKELAKFGIEVILRIGSAHKVPLKVLEILKEYEKEIDVIITVAGKSNALSGFVDAQTSKPVIACPPYSEKFAGADLFSSLRMPEGVAPMVVLEPEQAALAAAKIVGVKDDEVRKKVEEYQIKLKEEIEKSDKELLNG, encoded by the coding sequence ATGTCCCGTGTCTTAATCATAATGGGCTCCAAAAAGGATATAACATTTTGTGAAAACATCAAGAAAGAATTAGCAAAATTCGGCATCGAAGTAATCCTACGCATTGGTTCTGCCCATAAAGTTCCCTTAAAGGTTTTAGAAATTCTTAAAGAGTATGAAAAGGAGATTGATGTCATCATTACCGTTGCTGGAAAAAGTAATGCGTTAAGTGGCTTTGTTGACGCTCAGACTTCAAAACCCGTCATTGCCTGTCCACCCTATTCCGAAAAATTTGCCGGTGCCGACCTCTTCTCATCCTTAAGGATGCCAGAAGGAGTAGCCCCAATGGTGGTGCTTGAACCAGAACAAGCCGCCTTAGCTGCAGCTAAAATTGTGGGAGTTAAAGATGATGAAGTAAGAAAAAAAGTCGAAGAATATCAGATAAAACTCAAAGAAGAAATTGAAAAAAGTGACAAGGAGCTTCTCAATGGGTAG
- the purC gene encoding phosphoribosylaminoimidazolesuccinocarboxamide synthase has protein sequence MGSVKDLIVLKEPTEETTGVGNFVFSDRYSVFDWGEMPDQIPDKGKAICIVTAYFFEKLEQRGIRTHYLGIVEEGTVKKLNDVKEPSNTLQFKMVRVIKPTFNGKDYDYSAFKTLKSNFLIPLEVIYRNSLPEGSSLLKRLLKGEWKPEDAGLKSIPQPGEKLEKPILDFSTKLEVTDRYIKENEAFEISGLTPEEFTKLKEIAIKINAIITEEVSRFGLVNEDGKFEFALDEDRNLMVVDAVGALDECRFTYKGIPVSKEILRIFYRKTDWYEEIEKAKKEDRQNWKNLVKSNPPSLPGEWKELVSNIYKSYANEVTGRKFFETPTLTSLLSELEKLIERFRD, from the coding sequence ATGGGTAGCGTAAAGGACTTAATCGTATTAAAGGAACCAACAGAAGAAACGACGGGAGTGGGCAATTTCGTGTTTTCGGACCGTTACTCGGTCTTTGACTGGGGGGAAATGCCAGATCAAATACCGGATAAGGGTAAGGCCATCTGCATTGTAACCGCTTACTTTTTCGAAAAGCTGGAACAAAGGGGCATAAGGACTCACTATCTTGGTATAGTCGAAGAAGGAACAGTAAAAAAACTTAACGATGTAAAAGAGCCCTCGAACACACTTCAATTTAAGATGGTAAGAGTAATAAAGCCCACTTTTAATGGAAAAGACTATGACTACTCAGCTTTTAAGACTTTAAAATCGAATTTTCTTATCCCCCTTGAGGTTATTTACAGAAATAGCCTTCCTGAAGGCTCTTCGTTATTAAAGAGGCTCTTAAAGGGAGAGTGGAAGCCCGAGGATGCGGGGCTAAAAAGCATACCACAACCCGGTGAGAAACTGGAAAAACCCATCCTCGATTTTTCAACGAAACTTGAAGTTACAGATAGATACATAAAAGAAAATGAGGCCTTTGAGATCAGCGGACTCACACCAGAAGAATTTACTAAACTTAAAGAAATCGCAATTAAAATTAACGCAATTATCACCGAGGAGGTAAGCAGATTCGGCCTCGTTAACGAAGATGGAAAGTTTGAATTTGCCCTTGATGAAGATAGAAACTTAATGGTAGTCGATGCCGTTGGGGCTCTTGACGAGTGCAGGTTCACCTACAAAGGAATTCCTGTGAGTAAAGAGATATTGAGAATCTTTTACAGGAAAACTGATTGGTATGAAGAAATCGAAAAAGCAAAGAAGGAGGATAGACAAAATTGGAAGAACCTGGTTAAATCCAATCCTCCTTCTCTACCCGGGGAGTGGAAAGAACTGGTGAGTAACATTTATAAAAGCTATGCTAACGAAGTCACTGGAAGAAAATTCTTCGAAACTCCAACCCTGACCTCGCTTCTTTCAGAATTAGAAAAACTAATTGAGAGGTTTAGAGATTAA